Proteins from a genomic interval of Xiphias gladius isolate SHS-SW01 ecotype Sanya breed wild chromosome 23, ASM1685928v1, whole genome shotgun sequence:
- the LOC120785266 gene encoding Down syndrome cell adhesion molecule-like protein 1 homolog, whose protein sequence is MIILGSRQLTLCCSLLLCLLLGCMSAGSIIVTVGTDVTLTCNYDAQYYGRLSSCWGRGAIPNSGCASEVIKSDGTSVTSRLSERYLLMGDLGVGDVSLTIRRVEESDAGTYGCRVEIPGWFNDHKHEVTLTVVAVRPNPMKVETREVKERTVTVRWTPAFDGGRPVTSYKIDLKKKQASWDTAVRTEVSNPDLTQATLVDLRPALAYNLRVFAINSVGMSEASNVLTVTTKEAAPEGPPLDMQLEALTSHGIKVTWKPPRADLRNGVLRSYSISYREYDPAGRQFKRWQHQSVTATRDIETVILNDLKPSTKYGVIIQAKTNAGIGPASTAPLCSTLDEVHTTSTVATIKSTSTASSMWIQDTTSFTSADTSSRVESVTAAAVWTQGTTSITSVPPDPPVVELKEVTDNTISLFWTPGFDGDSPITGYYLEYKAVNASWDYTKTVVDFSPNQTEATIIEINPSTYNIRMFAKNSLGTSKPSNVLTITTGETGHQRDNLATTILTTTNAAAIVEESHSGQPAAFVVPVVLVVLIAAIATTWQLLRIKKKQGSLSMWVTNGAVRYKGSESLQEL, encoded by the exons atgattattttggGCAGCAGACAACTCACTCTGTGCTGCagtcttcttctctgtctcctcctaG GTTGTATGTCTGCAGGGAGCATCATAGTCACAGTGGGAACAGATGTTACTTTGACGTGCAACTACGATGCCCAGTACTACGGCAGGCTTTCTTCATGCTGGGGCCGAGGGGCCATCCCCAACAGTGGCTGTGCCAGCGAGGTGATCAAGTCAGACGGGACATCAGTGACCAGCAGACTGTCAGAGCGCTACCTGCTCATGGGTGATCTTGGCGTGGGTGATGTGTCGCTGACCATCAGGCGGGTTGAGGAGAGCGACGCAGGGACGTACGGCTGCCGTGTGGAAATACCGGGCTGGTTCAACGACCACAAACACGAGGTGACCCTGACCGTAGTGGCAG taCGCCCTAATCCCATGAAGGTGGAGACAAGGGAAGTGAAGGAAAGAACTGTCACTGTTCGCTGGACTCCTGCGTTTGACGGCGGCAGGCCAGTCACATCCTACAAgattgatctaaaaaaaaaacaag CATCCTGGGACACCGCAGTAAGGACTGAAGTCTCAAACCCTGACCTGACTCAGGCGACTTTGGTGGATTTGCGTCCGGCCTTGGCCTACAACCTCCGCGTGTTTGCCATCAACAGCGTGGGTATGAGTGAGGCCAGCAACGTCCTGACGGTCACAACAAAAGAAGCAG CACCAGAGGGTCCACCCCTGGATATGCAGCTGGAGGCTCTCACTTCTCATGGTATCAAAGTGACTTGGAAG CCTCCCAGGGCCGATCTCAGAAACGGGGTTCTGCGGAGTTACAGCATTAGCTACAGAGAGTATGACCCTGCAGGCAGACAGTTTAAAAGGTGGCAGCACCAAAGTGTGACAGCCACACGGGACATTGAGACCGTCATCCTGAACGACCTGAAGCCTTCTACCAAGTACGGCGTGATTATACAGGCCAAAACAAATGCAGGAATTGGACCTGCCTCAACTGCACCTCTCTGCTCCACTCTGGATGAGG TTCACACGACTTCAACAGTTGCTACTATCAAGTCAACTTCCACTGCTAGCTCAATGTGGATACAAGACACTACAAGTTTCACTTCAG CTGACACATCTTCAAGAGTTGAGTCTGTCACTGCTGCCGCAGTCTGGACACAAGGCACAACAAGTATCACGTCAG TGCCCCCGGATCCCCCAGTAGTTGAGTTAAAGGAGGTCACAGACAATACAATTTCCCTTTTTTGGACTCCTGGGTTTGACGGTGACAGCCCCATCACGGGCTATTACTTGGAGTATAAAGCAGTCAACG CCTCATGGGATTACACAAAGACGGTTGTAGACTTCAGCCCTAACCAGACAGAGGCCACAATAATAGAGATAAATCCCTCAACTTACAACATCCGCATGTTTGCCAAGAACAGTCTGGGCACCAGTAAACCCAGCAATGTCCTCACCATCACTACTGGAGAAACAG GTCATCAGAGGGACAATCTTGCTACCACCATATTAACTACCACTAATGCTGCT GCGATTGTTGAAGAGAGTCACAGTGGTCAACCAGCTGCCTTTGTGGTGCcagtggtgctggtggtgttgATTGCTGCCATAGCAACCACATGGCAACTTCTAC gaataaaaaagaaacaaggaagCCTGAGCAT GTGGGTGACCAATGGAGCTGTACGTTACAAAGGCTCTGAGTCACTACAAGAGCTGTAA